Proteins encoded together in one Amblyomma americanum isolate KBUSLIRL-KWMA chromosome 1, ASM5285725v1, whole genome shotgun sequence window:
- the LOC144133505 gene encoding fibroblast growth factor receptor 2-like → MRECWNQSPYQRPTFTELVEDLDRILTFATDQEYLDLSIPVLDTPPSSSERESSLSIAAPHVAV, encoded by the exons ATGAGGGAATGCTGGAACCAGTCGCCATACCAGCGACCTACCTTCACAGAGCTCGTGGAAGACCTCGACCGGATCTTGACTTTCGCCACGGACCAG GAGTACCTGGACCTGTCGATTCCTGTGCTTGACACGCCGCCCAGCTCGTCCGAGAGAGAGTCGTCGCTCTCGATCGCCGCGCCTCACGTGGCCGTTTGA